GCTCTCCCAGGTTGAAACCCTTCTGGGTCTGAAAGATTGCATCAACAGTAAGCCACTGTTTTAGTTCCTTTTCCCTTTCCGGAGGCGAAAAAAAGATACAAATATCATATGTTTTATTGTTATTGAAAATGTTTTTAATTACATCGCATACAAGTCTCATATACAGTGAGCAAGCCTTTTCATTGCCGATATCTTTTGCAAGACGGGTCTTGACCTGCCCTGGTTCAGGATACTTTATGAAGACAATTAAGGCGTTATCTTTTTTCCCGTCTAAGACACCTTGCGATGTATTCATGACATAAAATTTTGCACTGGATTAAGTAGCAAAAAATCCTCCGGGTTACTTGTTAAACGTTCGTAAAGAAAAAACGGGTCTGCTATTCGGGCGCAGGGCATGTGCTTTGATTAAGAGATAGAGATACGCGCAAATTTACGCTTTCCTACCTTGAGAACCATATCCGGAATTATTTTGATAGTAAGGGAGTGGTCTTTTACTTGTTCGCCATTTATGCTGACGCCACCCTGCTGAACCAGTCTTCGCGCCTCGCCGTTGGAGTCTGCAAAGCCACATAACGTCACAAGCCTGACTATCCATAGTTTGCCTTCGGTCAATTCACTCCCTGCTATGCGCACGTCAGGTATCGTATCAGGGAGCGCGTGTTCCCTGAAGATGCGATCAAACTCTGAGGCTGCAGCGTCCGCGGCTTTATCGTCATGATACCTTTTGACAATAGATTTTGCCAGGGCTACCTTCGCAGTTTTCGGGTGGGAGCCGGCCTGAAGGAGTTGATTTACTTCATCCATACCCAGGTCCGTTGCAAGCTCAAAATATTTACGCATCAGATTGTCTGGGATGGACATTGCTTTCCCGAACATTTCACCGGGAGGTTCGGTTATGCCGATATAATTTCCTAAACTCTTGCTCATTTTTTTATTGCCATCGATGCCTTCCAGAAGCGCTGTCGTCAAGGCAACCTGAGGCTCCATGCCAGCGTCCCTCTGTAAATCCCTGCCCACCAGCAAACTGAATAACTGATCTGTGCCGCCCAACTCCACGTCGCTTTTTACCATTACGGAATCGTAGCCCTGCATAAGAGGGTAGAGAAATTCATGAACGCTGATGGGAACTCCGGCATTGAATCGTTTGGTAAAATCGTCCCGTTCCATCATTCTTGCGACCGTCATCTTTGAGGTAAGTTGCACCACCTCGCTGAAGGTCATTTTCTCAAACCATCGGCTATTGTATACCACCTCCGTTTTCTGCAAATCCAGTATTTTCGCCGCTTGTGAGAGATACGTGTTGGCATTTTCCAAAACTTTTTCAAGGGTAATCATTGGCCGTGTCTTATTGACTCCTGAAGGATCGCCTACCGTTGCGGTATAATCTCCGATGATAAGTATCGCAGTATGACCGAGCATTTGAAATGCCCGCAACTTATGAATGGGGATGGCGTTTCCTATGTGAATATCCGGCGCCGTAGGATCTAACCCTAATTTCACCCGTAAAG
The DNA window shown above is from Candidatus Brocadiaceae bacterium and carries:
- the tyrS gene encoding tyrosine--tRNA ligase translates to MFRHVDEQLALILRGSVDIVTKAEILQKLKRSIRENKPLRVKLGLDPTAPDIHIGNAIPIHKLRAFQMLGHTAILIIGDYTATVGDPSGVNKTRPMITLEKVLENANTYLSQAAKILDLQKTEVVYNSRWFEKMTFSEVVQLTSKMTVARMMERDDFTKRFNAGVPISVHEFLYPLMQGYDSVMVKSDVELGGTDQLFSLLVGRDLQRDAGMEPQVALTTALLEGIDGNKKMSKSLGNYIGITEPPGEMFGKAMSIPDNLMRKYFELATDLGMDEVNQLLQAGSHPKTAKVALAKSIVKRYHDDKAADAAASEFDRIFREHALPDTIPDVRIAGSELTEGKLWIVRLVTLCGFADSNGEARRLVQQGGVSINGEQVKDHSLTIKIIPDMVLKVGKRKFARISIS